From Solanum lycopersicum chromosome 8, SLM_r2.1, the proteins below share one genomic window:
- the LOC112942003 gene encoding uncharacterized protein: MANKIDHIHPLFLSSSDVPGAVQVRIQLTGFGEWNRIYLVWSDLKERFDKVNMSRIFHLDKSIVTHTQGTSLVSVYCSKLKDLCDEFDLIVPPPFCNCDRSKEYIDGMLRQKLLQFLMGLNDNNSHARSQILMMSVPPTVNHCYAMIIQDESQRELCGDHYTLGGQLDSTALFSGRSGGNGSGSNSFGSNESQGYRSQGNVKPHKPQRSGYLYCDHCEMKGHSRAECNKLKYFTHCHKHGHLKDVCFQLIGYPINYKGKRLANNVAIDCGFLGNSNDNSCFVPLTQQSQQQYGSGFGAGSVPQFTPDQYKQVLQMLNKPLIHEGNAMSTNINANAAGNFAVNSKFNSSSFDWIVDSGATDHMVGTKNVLTHESTVMSSGHVKLPNSDSSRFTHSGCSKLQGVDIVKMFYDLLTGRVKEIGKDDGGLYILKSPQLINTEQHHKIIDTTAIQDSDEGEQFHAMVQTQYSVQVKTFRSDNGGEFFNAQTIVFDDTIQVSVPVLNIQDDDHVCMHDHTDSTTRYSIDHTSDEPNMNPFSVVQEPTISSTIEKRQSTRTSRPPFSQKDFVTSTKSGSKSHCLYSLRDSIDYSCLSPSYQCCIANLSVNIEPYFYHQAVKDKR, encoded by the exons GATTTGGTGAGTGGAATCGTATTTATCTAGTTTGGAGTGATTTGAAGGAACGTTTTGATAAGGTGAATATGTCCAGAATTTTTCATCTGGACAAATCAATTGTCACACATACTCAAGGTACTTCCCTTGTATCAGTTTATTGCTCAAAGTTAAAGGATCTATGTGATGAATTTGACTTAATTGTTCCACCTCCTTTTTGTAATTGTGATAGATCTAAAGAGTATATTGATGGCATGCTTAGACAAAAGCTTTTGCAATTTTTAATGGGTTTGAATGACAATAATAGTCATGCTAGGAGTCAGATTCTTATGATGAGTGTTCCACCTACTGTTAATCATTGTTATGCTATGATAATTCAAGATGAAAGCCAAAGGGAGTTATGTGGAGATCACTACACTTTAGGTGGACAATTAGATTCTACTGCATTATTTTCCGGTAGATCTGGAGGCAATGGTTCTGGAAGTAATAGTTTTGGAAGTAATGAGAGTCAAGGTTATCGAAGTCAAGGAAATGTGAAACCTCATAAACCACAAAGGAGTGGATATTTATATTGTGATCATTGTGAAATGAAGGGTCACAGTAGAGCTGAGTGCAACAAGCTGAAATATTTTACTCATTGTCATAAGCATGGGCATTTGAAGGACGTTTGTTTCCAATTAATAGGTTATCCTATCAATTACAAAGGGAAAAGATTAGCTAACAATGTGGCAATAGATTGTGGATTTCTAGGGAATTCAAATGATAACAGTTGTTTTGTTCCTTTAACACAACAATCACAACAACAATATGGTTCAGGTTTTGGAGCTGGTTCAGTGCCACAGTTTACACCTGATCAGTATAAGCAAGTTCTTCAGATGTTGAACAAACCATTGATTCATGAAGGAAATGCAATGTCTACAAACATTAATGCCAATGCAGCAGGTAACTTTGCAGTAAACTCTAAGTTCAATTCCTCTAGTTTTGATTGGATTGTTGATAGTGGAGCAACTGATCATATGGTGGGAACTAAGAATGTATTGACTCATGAATCAACAGTGATGAGTTCAGGACATGTTAAACTTCCAAATAGTGATTCATCTCGATTCACACATTCAGGTTGTTCTAAACTACAAGGAGTCGATATAgttaaaatgttttat GATCTTCTCACTGGGAGAGTGAAGGAGATTGGTAAAGATGATGGTGGTTTATACATTTTGAAGTCTCCTCAACTGATAAACACTGAACAACATCATAAAATTATTGATACTACAGCTATCCAAGATTCTGATGAGGGTGAA CAATTTCATGCCATGGTTCAAACCCAGTACAGTGTCCAGGTTAAAACATTTCGATCAGATAATGGGGGAGAGTTCTTCAATGCTCAA ACAATTGTATTTGATGATACAATTCAAGTTTCAGTTCCAGTTTTGAATATCCAAGATGATGATCATGTTTGCATGCATGATCATACTGATAGTACCACTAGATACTCTATTGATCATACTTCTGATGAGCCAAATATGAATCCATTTTCAGTTGTTCAGGAACCAACTATAAGTTCCACTATAGAAAAAAGACAGTCCACTAGAACTTCCAGACCTCCATTTTCGCAAAAGGATTTTGTGACCTCAACTAAGTCTGGATCTAAGTCTCATTGTCTGTACTCTCTTAGAGATAGTATTGATTACAGTTGCTTGTCTCCTTCATATCAATGTTGCATTGCTAATCTTTCAGTTAACATTGAGCCTTATTTTTATCATCAAGCTGTCAAGGACAAGAGATAG